The following proteins are co-located in the Paralichthys olivaceus isolate ysfri-2021 chromosome 10, ASM2471397v2, whole genome shotgun sequence genome:
- the LOC138411894 gene encoding serine/threonine-protein kinase pim-2-like isoform X1: MFPPRDTKRKANREEETPGKRKRGAYTSPEVARSVARATKRKASREAEMPSKRNRDAHNPPEVAGSVARAPKRKASREAETPCKRKRGAHNPPEVAGSVARATKRKASKEAETPSKRKRGENSETDPSSINGSRFSFLVGHYSSSDFNDKYQKLQEVGEGGFGSVYAGLRKSDSLPVAIKCIQKYTVKFVTFVFEGQEHKIPFEVLNMVVAGGPAGFVGKSAVVQLLDWYDLGEEVFLVMERPFPCVDLFDYLQDNCGLLDEHKAKIIMKQLVEAAIDMHAMKTFHRDLKLENILIQTTSDGPRVRIIDFGCGCYAKDGPYHSYSGTRTFAPPEFFSTNSYEAVPTTVWQLGAVLFELLDGSIEFDTRAFIRSEVKISNELSQECQDLLNMCLTPHSDKRATLEQIREHPWLSCSCVNCDK; this comes from the exons atgttcCCACCAAGAGACACGAAGCGAAAGGccaacagagaggaagagacgcCAGGCAAGAGGAAGAGGGGTGCCTACACTTCTCCTGAGGTGGCACGGAGCGTTGCGAGGGCCACGAAGAGAAAGGccagcagagaggcagagatgcCAAGCAAGAGGAATAGGGATGCCCACAATCCTCCTGAGGTGGCAGGGAGCGTTGCGAGGGCCCCAAAGAGAAAGGccagcagagaggcagagacgcCATGCAAGAGGAAGAGGGGTGCCCACAATCCTCCTGAGGTGGCAGGGAGCGTTGCAAGGGCCACCAAGAGAAAGGCCAGCAAAGAGGCAGAGACGCCCAGCAAAAGGAAGAGGGgtgaaaacagtgaaactgACCCTTCATCCATCAATGGCAGCAGATTCTCTTTCCTCGTCGGTCACTACAGCAGCT ctGACTTCAATGACAAGTACCAGAAGCTTCAGGAGGTTGGTGAAGGAGGCTTTGGATCAGTCTACGCTGGCTTAAGAAAATCTGATTCTCTACCA GTTGCGATCAAATGCATCCAAAAATATACTGTGAAGTTTGTAACATTT GTCTTCGAGGGGCAGGAACATAAAATCCCCTTTGAGGTGCTGAACATGGTGGTAGCAGGAGGTCCAGCAGGCTTCGTAGGCAAATCTGCAGTCGTACAGTTATTAGATTGGTACGATCTGGGCGAGGAGGTTTTCCTGGTCATGGAAAGACCGTTCCCCTGTGTCGACCTGTTTGACTACCTACAGGACAACTGTGGTCTACTGGACGAGCACAAGGCAAAG atcatcatgaagcagctggtgGAGGCAGCCATAGACATGCACGCCATGAAAACGTTCCATCGGGACCTCaaactggaaaacatcctgATCCAAACCACTTCTGATGGTCCTCGAGTGCGGATCATAGACTTTGGATGTGGCTGCTATGCAAAAGACGGCCCTTACCACTCGTATTCTG GAACCAGAACGTTTGCTCCTCCAGAGTTTTTTTCAACTAACAGTTACGAGGCCGTCCCCACCACAGTCTGGCAGTTGGGTGCGGTGCTGTTTGAGTTGTTGGATGGAAGCATAGAATTTGACACCAGAGCCTTCATCCGCAGTGAGGTGAAAATCAGCAATGAGCTGTCCCAAG AGTGCCAGGATCTGCTGAACATGTGTCTGACTCCACATTCTGACAAACGTGCAACACTGGAGCAGATACGGGAGCACCCCTGGTTGTCATGTTCCTGTGTGAACTGTgacaaatga
- the LOC138411894 gene encoding serine/threonine-protein kinase pim-2-like isoform X2 translates to MFPPRDTKRKANREEETPGKRKRGAYTSPEVARSVARATKRKASREAEMPSKRNRDAHNPPEVAGSVARAPKRKASREAETPCKRKRGAHNPPEVAGSVARATKRKASKEAETPSKRKRGENSETDPSSINGSRFSFLVGHYSSSDFNDKYQKLQEVGEGGFGSVYAGLRKSDSLPVFEGQEHKIPFEVLNMVVAGGPAGFVGKSAVVQLLDWYDLGEEVFLVMERPFPCVDLFDYLQDNCGLLDEHKAKIIMKQLVEAAIDMHAMKTFHRDLKLENILIQTTSDGPRVRIIDFGCGCYAKDGPYHSYSGTRTFAPPEFFSTNSYEAVPTTVWQLGAVLFELLDGSIEFDTRAFIRSEVKISNELSQECQDLLNMCLTPHSDKRATLEQIREHPWLSCSCVNCDK, encoded by the exons atgttcCCACCAAGAGACACGAAGCGAAAGGccaacagagaggaagagacgcCAGGCAAGAGGAAGAGGGGTGCCTACACTTCTCCTGAGGTGGCACGGAGCGTTGCGAGGGCCACGAAGAGAAAGGccagcagagaggcagagatgcCAAGCAAGAGGAATAGGGATGCCCACAATCCTCCTGAGGTGGCAGGGAGCGTTGCGAGGGCCCCAAAGAGAAAGGccagcagagaggcagagacgcCATGCAAGAGGAAGAGGGGTGCCCACAATCCTCCTGAGGTGGCAGGGAGCGTTGCAAGGGCCACCAAGAGAAAGGCCAGCAAAGAGGCAGAGACGCCCAGCAAAAGGAAGAGGGgtgaaaacagtgaaactgACCCTTCATCCATCAATGGCAGCAGATTCTCTTTCCTCGTCGGTCACTACAGCAGCT ctGACTTCAATGACAAGTACCAGAAGCTTCAGGAGGTTGGTGAAGGAGGCTTTGGATCAGTCTACGCTGGCTTAAGAAAATCTGATTCTCTACCA GTCTTCGAGGGGCAGGAACATAAAATCCCCTTTGAGGTGCTGAACATGGTGGTAGCAGGAGGTCCAGCAGGCTTCGTAGGCAAATCTGCAGTCGTACAGTTATTAGATTGGTACGATCTGGGCGAGGAGGTTTTCCTGGTCATGGAAAGACCGTTCCCCTGTGTCGACCTGTTTGACTACCTACAGGACAACTGTGGTCTACTGGACGAGCACAAGGCAAAG atcatcatgaagcagctggtgGAGGCAGCCATAGACATGCACGCCATGAAAACGTTCCATCGGGACCTCaaactggaaaacatcctgATCCAAACCACTTCTGATGGTCCTCGAGTGCGGATCATAGACTTTGGATGTGGCTGCTATGCAAAAGACGGCCCTTACCACTCGTATTCTG GAACCAGAACGTTTGCTCCTCCAGAGTTTTTTTCAACTAACAGTTACGAGGCCGTCCCCACCACAGTCTGGCAGTTGGGTGCGGTGCTGTTTGAGTTGTTGGATGGAAGCATAGAATTTGACACCAGAGCCTTCATCCGCAGTGAGGTGAAAATCAGCAATGAGCTGTCCCAAG AGTGCCAGGATCTGCTGAACATGTGTCTGACTCCACATTCTGACAAACGTGCAACACTGGAGCAGATACGGGAGCACCCCTGGTTGTCATGTTCCTGTGTGAACTGTgacaaatga